From one Nitrosococcus halophilus Nc 4 genomic stretch:
- a CDS encoding transcriptional regulator, with amino-acid sequence MTGNQRGFITEPDLLRRIYMTQQNTISEKTGLSTTQVNRIVSGKAGIGLGKVVLFLYALGYEVIEREGEMISVPREEYEAMRTLARKALG; translated from the coding sequence ATGACAGGGAATCAGAGGGGATTTATCACCGAGCCCGATCTGCTGCGTCGTATCTACATGACGCAACAGAACACCATTTCGGAGAAAACGGGCCTGAGCACCACTCAGGTCAACCGGATCGTGTCCGGGAAAGCGGGAATCGGCCTGGGCAAGGTGGTGCTTTTTCTCTACGCCCTAGGCTACGAGGTCATCGAGAGGGAAGGGGAAATGATCAGTGTGCCCAGGGAGGAATACGAGGCCATGCGCACGCTGGCGAGGAAGGCATTGGGATGA
- a CDS encoding helix-turn-helix domain-containing protein has protein sequence MSAKILGQIWDLKLPPNQRIVLMAMADSADHNGENIYPSIGLIAWKVDYSRRQVQRIIKELKQAGILIEVRPATAKKSTTYKIDLSLAQKKPPYTSARGDNMSGVTSRCHRRGDTQMS, from the coding sequence ATGAGCGCCAAGATATTAGGCCAAATTTGGGATCTCAAGCTTCCCCCAAATCAACGAATAGTGCTTATGGCCATGGCAGATTCGGCGGATCACAATGGGGAGAACATCTACCCTTCTATCGGCCTCATTGCCTGGAAGGTGGATTACTCAAGGCGTCAAGTCCAGAGAATCATCAAGGAACTGAAACAAGCTGGGATCCTAATTGAGGTTAGGCCAGCGACTGCAAAAAAATCCACTACGTACAAAATAGACCTTTCTTTGGCTCAAAAAAAACCTCCTTATACGTCTGCTAGGGGTGACAATATGTCAGGGGTGACATCCAGATGTCATAGGAGGGGTGACACCCAGATGTCATAG
- a CDS encoding catalase, whose amino-acid sequence MKDSDRKTLTNDAGIPVSSDEFSLTVGPDGPILLHDHYLMEQMANFNREMIPDRQPHAKGSGAFGYFQVTQDVSAYTKAAVFQPATKTEVLARFSTVAGESGSPDTWRDVRGFALKFYTTEGNYDMVGNNTPVFFVRDPMKFQHFIHSQKRRADNGLRDHDMQWDFWTLSPESAHQVAILMSDRGVPRSYRHMNGYSSHTFMWINAKDERFWVKYHFKTDQGIENLIQEEADRIAGDEADYHRRDLFEAIKQGDYPSWTLKVQIMPFKEADTYRFNPFDLTKVWPHDDYPLHEVGRLTLNRNPSDFHTEIEQASFEPNNLVPGIGPSPDKMLLARLLSYADAHRARLGVNYAQIPVNRPKSPVHSYSKGGVMRIDKVSDPVYTPNSKGGPKADTERYPEVATWSTSGEFIRAAYTKRKDDDDFVQAGTLVRKVMDNAQRDRLVSNVVGHLKNGVSEPVLRRAIEYWRNIDKDIGDRIAKGVDLR is encoded by the coding sequence ATGAAAGATAGCGACCGCAAAACCCTAACCAATGATGCGGGCATTCCTGTATCCAGCGACGAGTTCTCCCTAACCGTAGGGCCCGATGGCCCGATTCTGCTGCATGATCATTACCTTATGGAGCAGATGGCCAACTTCAACCGGGAGATGATTCCGGACCGCCAGCCCCATGCGAAGGGCTCGGGGGCCTTCGGATATTTCCAAGTGACCCAGGACGTCAGCGCCTACACCAAGGCAGCCGTTTTCCAACCGGCTACAAAGACCGAAGTGCTGGCCCGGTTCTCCACGGTGGCCGGTGAGAGCGGCAGTCCCGACACCTGGCGGGATGTGCGCGGCTTTGCGCTCAAGTTCTACACCACCGAGGGCAACTACGACATGGTAGGGAACAATACGCCGGTGTTTTTCGTGCGCGATCCCATGAAGTTCCAGCACTTTATTCATTCGCAGAAGCGCCGTGCGGACAACGGCCTGCGCGATCACGACATGCAGTGGGATTTCTGGACCCTGTCGCCTGAGTCCGCCCACCAGGTTGCCATTCTGATGAGTGATCGCGGAGTTCCCAGGAGTTATCGGCACATGAACGGCTATTCAAGCCACACCTTCATGTGGATCAACGCCAAAGACGAGCGCTTCTGGGTCAAGTACCACTTCAAGACCGACCAGGGTATTGAGAATCTCATCCAGGAGGAAGCTGACCGGATCGCCGGTGATGAAGCCGACTACCACCGCCGCGACCTGTTCGAGGCGATTAAGCAGGGCGATTACCCCAGCTGGACGCTGAAGGTGCAGATCATGCCCTTTAAAGAGGCAGACACTTACCGGTTCAACCCGTTTGATCTGACCAAGGTCTGGCCCCACGACGATTACCCGCTGCACGAAGTGGGTCGGCTCACCCTGAACCGCAATCCAAGCGATTTTCACACCGAGATCGAGCAGGCGTCATTCGAACCGAATAACCTCGTCCCCGGCATCGGCCCTAGCCCCGACAAGATGCTGCTTGCCCGCCTACTTTCTTACGCCGACGCCCATCGGGCACGCCTCGGCGTCAACTACGCGCAGATCCCGGTCAATCGGCCGAAGAGCCCGGTCCACAGCTACAGCAAGGGCGGCGTCATGCGAATTGATAAAGTCTCCGATCCAGTGTACACACCGAACTCCAAGGGCGGCCCCAAGGCTGACACCGAGCGGTATCCCGAGGTGGCCACTTGGAGTACTAGCGGTGAATTCATTCGTGCCGCCTACACAAAACGCAAGGACGATGATGATTTTGTCCAGGCCGGCACCTTGGTGCGTAAAGTGATGGATAACGCCCAGCGTGACCGCCTGGTGTCCAACGTGGTAGGGCACCTAAAAAACGGCGTGTCCGAACCTGTATTGAGGCGTGCGATTGAATACTGGCGTAACATCGACAAGGACATCGGCGATCGCATAGCCAAGGGCGTTGATCTCAGATAA
- a CDS encoding Fic family protein: protein MRTNMVPFKLAEHRIRVETARFGPFLFQIGVDASRVEILYQRVSDAQRRFRGSPLSQVANRLEREVAVSSVFGTNSIEGGALSEKETQIALELDPRKVKDTEQQRVVNLKAAYNLSRNMATSPGWVLDLEFICQIHAAITAKLPHEHNQPGLLRDNPKGINTFVGDAAHGGRYKPPQYGADIRLLLENLVEWHRKLQAEDVPVLIRAPLVHYYYELIHPFWDGNGRVGRVIPI from the coding sequence TTGAGGACAAATATGGTGCCTTTTAAGCTCGCTGAGCATCGCATCCGAGTTGAGACTGCCCGTTTTGGCCCTTTTTTATTTCAAATTGGGGTTGATGCCAGTCGAGTCGAGATCCTCTACCAGCGGGTCAGCGATGCGCAACGGCGTTTTCGCGGTTCCCCCCTTTCTCAGGTCGCTAATCGGCTGGAACGGGAAGTTGCGGTCAGCAGCGTCTTTGGCACCAATAGCATTGAGGGTGGCGCCCTTTCAGAGAAGGAGACGCAGATTGCTCTAGAGCTAGATCCACGCAAGGTGAAGGACACCGAGCAGCAGCGGGTCGTTAATCTTAAGGCTGCCTATAATCTATCTAGGAACATGGCCACTAGTCCTGGTTGGGTTCTGGATCTAGAGTTCATCTGCCAGATCCATGCTGCAATTACCGCGAAGCTCCCCCATGAGCACAACCAACCAGGCCTATTACGGGACAACCCCAAGGGGATCAACACTTTTGTCGGCGATGCAGCCCATGGTGGCCGCTACAAGCCGCCGCAGTACGGCGCGGACATTCGCCTGCTGCTGGAAAATTTGGTCGAGTGGCACCGAAAGTTGCAGGCGGAAGACGTGCCCGTTCTAATCCGCGCTCCATTGGTTCATTACTATTATGAACTCATCCATCCTTTTTGGGATGGCAATGGCCGTGTTGGGCGGGTTATACCAATTTAG
- a CDS encoding type II toxin-antitoxin system RelE/ParE family toxin has protein sequence MIKSFRCQETQRLFETGKSRRWQSIRKVAERKLVQLNNARELRDLASSPGNQLEALEGSRAGQYSIRINKQWRVCFIWTSEGPEAVEIVGYH, from the coding sequence ATGATTAAAAGCTTCCGCTGCCAAGAGACCCAACGTCTGTTTGAAACCGGCAAATCCCGCCGGTGGCAAAGCATTCGCAAGGTGGCAGAGCGCAAACTCGTTCAATTGAACAATGCGCGGGAGCTACGGGACCTAGCCTCTTCGCCAGGCAACCAACTGGAAGCATTGGAAGGCAGCCGAGCTGGACAATACAGTATCCGAATCAATAAGCAGTGGCGGGTGTGCTTTATCTGGACGAGCGAGGGACCGGAAGCCGTTGAAATTGTGGGCTATCATTGA
- a CDS encoding HigA family addiction module antitoxin: protein MFKNGMRPVHPGEILREDYLVPLEMSVNALAKALHVPTPRINEIVRERRGISADTALRLARYFDTTPQFWLGLQAEYDLRVAEIKEAKRIISEIQPRHAV from the coding sequence ATGTTTAAAAATGGGATGCGCCCAGTTCATCCTGGAGAAATTTTGCGCGAGGACTATCTTGTGCCGCTTGAAATGAGCGTTAACGCGTTGGCGAAAGCGCTTCATGTGCCCACGCCGCGCATTAATGAGATTGTGCGGGAGAGGCGTGGGATTAGCGCGGATACCGCGTTGCGATTAGCCCGCTATTTTGACACCACCCCTCAATTCTGGCTGGGACTACAAGCCGAGTACGACCTGCGCGTTGCTGAAATAAAAGAAGCCAAACGTATTATCAGCGAAATCCAGCCGCGGCATGCTGTTTAA
- a CDS encoding IS256 family transposase, translated as MTSIEKKTDELLDELLKECNSPKEVLGEHGLLKQLSKRLVERVLEAELTEHLGYAPHAQEGRGSGNSRNGKSKKRVQSEAGQLEIEVPRDRNGNFEPQLVKKRQRRLEGFDEKVLALYARGLSTREIEAQLEELYGVEVSPALISQVTDAVLEEVRAWQSRPLSAVYPILYFDALFVKSRQEGMVKTKAVYLALGVNLEGEKELLGMWMSENEGAKFWLSVFNELKNRGVEDCFIACVDGLKGLPEAIEAVFPQAQVQLCIVHKVRGSLKYVPWKQRRAVAADLRAIYGAATLAEAEQALERFSARWDETYPAISPSWRADWSRLTVFFDYPPQIRRAIYTTNAIESLNYSLRKVLKNRGAFPTDEAIFKVLYLALNNITKKWTQPIRDWKAALNQFVILFAERMPK; from the coding sequence ATGACCAGTATTGAAAAAAAGACCGATGAGTTGCTGGATGAACTTCTGAAGGAGTGCAATAGCCCGAAAGAGGTTCTGGGCGAGCATGGGTTATTGAAGCAGCTGAGCAAGCGCTTGGTGGAGCGGGTTTTGGAGGCTGAGCTGACTGAGCACCTAGGGTACGCGCCCCATGCTCAGGAAGGTCGGGGCAGTGGCAACAGCCGCAACGGCAAGAGCAAGAAGCGGGTTCAGAGCGAGGCGGGGCAATTGGAAATCGAGGTGCCACGGGACCGCAATGGGAATTTTGAGCCGCAATTGGTCAAGAAACGTCAGCGTCGGCTGGAGGGCTTTGATGAGAAGGTGCTAGCGCTGTATGCCCGGGGGCTCTCGACCCGAGAGATTGAGGCGCAGCTGGAAGAGCTCTATGGGGTGGAGGTCTCCCCGGCGCTGATTTCCCAGGTGACCGATGCGGTGTTGGAGGAGGTGCGGGCCTGGCAAAGCCGGCCCCTATCGGCCGTCTATCCCATCCTATATTTTGATGCCTTGTTTGTGAAATCACGCCAGGAGGGCATGGTGAAAACGAAAGCAGTGTACTTAGCCCTGGGGGTCAATCTAGAGGGAGAGAAAGAGCTGTTAGGGATGTGGATGAGTGAAAACGAAGGGGCTAAATTCTGGCTGTCGGTATTCAATGAGCTGAAAAACCGGGGGGTCGAGGATTGCTTTATTGCCTGCGTGGACGGGCTCAAGGGCCTGCCTGAGGCCATCGAGGCGGTGTTTCCACAGGCCCAGGTTCAGCTGTGCATCGTGCACAAGGTGCGCGGCTCGCTGAAGTATGTCCCCTGGAAACAGCGCCGGGCCGTGGCGGCCGACCTGCGGGCCATCTATGGCGCCGCGACCCTGGCCGAGGCCGAACAGGCCCTAGAGCGCTTCTCAGCGCGTTGGGATGAGACATATCCGGCCATCAGCCCCAGCTGGCGGGCCGATTGGTCACGGCTGACGGTCTTCTTTGATTACCCACCCCAGATCCGGCGAGCCATTTATACCACCAACGCCATCGAATCCTTGAACTATTCACTACGAAAAGTCTTGAAAAACCGGGGCGCTTTTCCCACGGATGAAGCCATTTTCAAGGTGCTCTATCTGGCCCTGAACAATATCACCAAAAAATGGACTCAACCCATTCGGGACTGGAAGGCCGCCCTCAATCAATTCGTCATCCTCTTCGCTGAGCGGATGCCCAAGTGA
- a CDS encoding EAL domain-containing protein, giving the protein MQNYRRKTNKKAQASKVAQARLQHLLTVGPAIIYSRMLRAPYATTFISDNIQAQMGYRPKDFIDTPDFWLNRVHPEDRDRVLTKLKSLFRHNKLYYEYRLQHRDGHYRWIHNGQHLVRAADGQPLEIVGYWIDITERKQAEAALKQHQEFLQTILDRIPVMIAHFDPQGQLQWLNREAEHLLGWSLEEAKQIDILAACSPDPDDYQKTLAFMQDAHPRWGDLRIHSRNGRVLETRWANIRFSDGSRIGIGKDVTEYKAYEAQLERQTNYDTLTGLPNRNLLQDRLSHALARARRTRQWVAVLGLGLDHFKLINDSLGHSAGDALLQAVASRLEACLREGDTAARLGGDEFVLVLEDLPEKTGVEPTIQRILNTLEAPFQLETQEFFISASIGVSFFPQDGRKARTLLKQADIALHRAKNQGRRGLQYYTPAMSMETIRRLSLENSLRSALDRGELKLHYQPQVSLENGRVMGVEALLRWQHPHRGWISPAQFIPLAEENGLIVPIGEWVLNTACAQAKTWQVTGEPPLTIAVNLSARQFLQTKFIAQIDQILGQCGLAAKVLKLEITESLLMQDLKGAITTLHALKERGIQLAIDDFGTGYSSLNYLKRFPLDQLKIDRAFIRDITREPDDAAIAQAIIALAHSLKLEVMAEGVEREAQVAFLQAKRCHAIQGYYVSRPLPPEQLAPWVRENKRLIQASEIGSGHPPTLLLVDDDPLAAATLQQLLREKPYRLLTCRDALEGLDLLAVHPVDVVMAGQRIPKMEGVEFLRRARDIYPKTVRILLTDQSNKSTEVDAINEGAIFKFLEKPISEKNLKAALQVAFLFHNVLQQRAKNG; this is encoded by the coding sequence ATGCAAAATTATCGCAGAAAAACCAACAAGAAGGCGCAAGCATCTAAAGTAGCACAGGCGCGACTGCAGCATCTACTGACCGTCGGCCCCGCCATCATTTATAGCCGTATGCTCCGGGCTCCCTATGCAACGACCTTTATCAGCGACAATATCCAAGCACAGATGGGGTATAGACCCAAGGATTTCATTGATACCCCTGATTTTTGGCTTAACCGGGTGCATCCAGAGGACCGGGACCGAGTCCTCACCAAACTAAAAAGCCTCTTCCGGCACAATAAGCTCTACTATGAATACCGCCTCCAGCACCGGGATGGACATTACCGCTGGATACATAATGGCCAGCACCTGGTCCGTGCTGCAGATGGACAACCCTTAGAAATTGTGGGTTATTGGATCGATATTACCGAGCGCAAACAAGCTGAGGCCGCCCTTAAGCAACATCAAGAGTTCCTGCAAACCATTCTCGACCGTATTCCTGTCATGATTGCTCACTTTGATCCCCAAGGCCAACTGCAATGGCTGAACCGGGAAGCTGAGCACCTGTTGGGCTGGTCTTTGGAAGAAGCCAAACAGATAGATATTTTGGCAGCCTGCTCTCCCGATCCCGATGACTATCAGAAAACCCTGGCGTTCATGCAAGATGCCCACCCCCGATGGGGAGATCTCCGCATCCACTCACGCAATGGGCGAGTGTTGGAGACCCGCTGGGCCAATATCAGGTTCTCTGATGGCAGCCGGATTGGGATTGGAAAAGATGTAACGGAATATAAGGCTTATGAGGCACAACTAGAACGCCAAACCAATTACGATACCCTGACTGGACTGCCGAACCGAAACCTCCTCCAAGATCGACTGTCTCATGCCCTCGCTCGTGCCCGCCGGACTCGCCAGTGGGTCGCTGTCCTGGGGTTGGGTCTGGATCATTTCAAGTTGATCAACGACAGCCTGGGCCATTCTGCTGGGGACGCCCTCCTTCAAGCCGTCGCCTCCCGCCTGGAGGCTTGCCTCCGGGAGGGGGATACGGCCGCCCGCCTCGGCGGGGATGAGTTTGTCCTGGTACTGGAAGATCTGCCGGAGAAAACAGGGGTAGAGCCTACCATCCAGCGGATACTCAACACCCTGGAAGCGCCTTTTCAGTTAGAAACCCAAGAGTTTTTTATCAGCGCCAGTATCGGCGTGAGCTTCTTTCCCCAGGATGGGCGAAAGGCTCGCACACTGTTGAAGCAGGCCGACATCGCCCTCCATCGGGCCAAAAACCAAGGCAGGCGCGGTCTGCAATACTATACCCCGGCGATGAGCATGGAAACCATCCGGCGTTTATCCCTCGAAAATAGCTTGCGCTCTGCCTTAGATCGGGGGGAGCTAAAGCTCCACTACCAACCCCAAGTCAGCCTGGAAAATGGCCGGGTCATGGGGGTGGAGGCCTTACTGCGCTGGCAGCACCCGCACCGGGGGTGGATTTCCCCTGCCCAGTTCATTCCCTTAGCCGAAGAGAATGGCTTGATTGTGCCCATTGGCGAGTGGGTGCTCAACACCGCTTGTGCCCAGGCGAAAACTTGGCAGGTCACGGGGGAACCGCCCCTCACCATCGCTGTCAACCTCTCGGCCCGGCAATTTCTACAGACCAAATTCATTGCCCAAATCGACCAAATCTTAGGCCAATGCGGTCTGGCGGCCAAAGTCCTAAAACTGGAAATCACCGAAAGCCTCTTGATGCAGGATCTCAAAGGGGCGATTACTACTTTGCATGCTCTCAAGGAGCGGGGGATCCAATTGGCCATTGATGATTTTGGTACCGGCTATTCCTCGCTCAACTACCTCAAACGCTTTCCTCTGGACCAGTTAAAAATTGACCGCGCTTTCATCCGGGATATCACCCGGGAACCGGATGATGCGGCCATCGCCCAGGCTATTATTGCCCTGGCCCATAGCCTGAAGCTGGAAGTGATGGCCGAAGGCGTGGAGAGGGAGGCCCAAGTGGCCTTCCTGCAGGCAAAACGCTGCCATGCCATTCAGGGCTATTATGTTAGCCGCCCCCTACCGCCAGAGCAGCTCGCCCCATGGGTACGGGAAAATAAGCGCTTGATACAAGCCTCTGAAATAGGCTCCGGCCACCCCCCCACCCTCCTGCTGGTGGACGACGACCCCCTGGCAGCAGCCACGCTGCAGCAGCTGTTACGCGAGAAGCCTTACCGCCTGCTGACCTGCCGAGATGCCTTGGAAGGCCTGGATTTACTTGCTGTCCACCCAGTTGACGTCGTGATGGCAGGCCAGCGCATACCTAAGATGGAGGGCGTCGAGTTTCTCCGCCGGGCGCGGGATATTTACCCTAAAACCGTACGCATTTTGCTTACTGACCAAAGCAATAAAAGCACCGAGGTAGACGCGATCAATGAAGGGGCTATCTTTAAATTTCTTGAGAAGCCGATCTCAGAAAAAAACTTAAAAGCAGCCCTTCAGGTAGCTTTCTTATTCCACAATGTCCTACAGCAACGGGCAAAAAACGGGTGA
- a CDS encoding septal ring lytic transglycosylase RlpA family protein: MAARKLAPTIEAPMLRQKASPIKDVLASSVVILITLVPLGCGQIGSTVYRFTASPLSCEEARDYDEEGTTSWYGRAHHGRRTANGQVFDMNGLTAAHRSLPFGTKIRVTNQKNGRSVVLTVNDRGPFVMGRFLDVSYRAARELGFVREGLVSVRVKTVETC, from the coding sequence TTGGCGGCTCGCAAGCTAGCGCCGACGATAGAGGCCCCCATGCTGCGGCAAAAAGCCTCTCCGATCAAGGACGTTCTAGCTTCCTCCGTCGTGATCCTAATAACCCTTGTTCCGTTGGGGTGCGGGCAAATTGGCTCCACAGTCTACCGCTTTACGGCATCGCCGCTGAGCTGTGAGGAGGCACGGGATTATGACGAAGAGGGCACCACATCCTGGTATGGCCGCGCTCATCATGGTCGACGCACGGCAAACGGACAGGTATTCGACATGAACGGCTTGACGGCAGCGCATCGCAGTCTCCCATTCGGCACCAAAATACGGGTGACAAACCAAAAGAACGGCCGCTCGGTGGTGCTTACGGTCAATGATCGGGGTCCCTTTGTCATGGGTCGCTTTCTGGACGTTTCCTACCGCGCCGCGCGGGAACTGGGTTTTGTACGGGAGGGGTTGGTTTCCGTTCGCGTCAAGACTGTCGAGACCTGCTGA
- a CDS encoding Hsp20/alpha crystallin family protein → MFGNLVNFEASLFDEFRRLERDMDQLFGATPWPSGIRAVERGTYPPLNVGSTPDRVDVYLFAAGLDPKSLDISIQQNLLTVAGERKLSTEEGVNYYRKERFDGAFRRVVTLPEDVNPDQVNARYRDGVLHVTIQRRESAKPRQIEVK, encoded by the coding sequence ATGTTCGGTAATCTGGTCAATTTTGAGGCTAGCTTGTTCGATGAGTTCAGGCGTCTGGAACGGGATATGGATCAACTGTTTGGGGCGACACCCTGGCCAAGCGGTATTCGAGCGGTGGAGAGGGGAACCTACCCGCCTCTCAATGTGGGAAGCACTCCGGATCGGGTCGATGTCTACCTATTTGCGGCGGGTTTGGATCCTAAGAGTCTGGATATTTCCATTCAGCAGAATCTGCTGACCGTGGCCGGTGAGCGCAAGCTAAGCACCGAGGAGGGAGTCAATTATTACCGCAAAGAGCGTTTCGATGGCGCCTTTCGCCGTGTCGTGACCCTACCCGAAGATGTGAACCCGGATCAGGTGAATGCCCGCTATCGGGACGGGGTCCTGCATGTCACTATCCAGCGGCGCGAGTCGGCTAAGCCGCGGCAGATCGAAGTAAAATGA
- a CDS encoding Hsp20/alpha crystallin family protein, producing the protein MAETKEVAREEAKAAQEAQEMERALRPAIDIFEDAAGITLQADMPGVSRDRLQVHIDRDTLSIEGRADISVPEGMQALYADVRSTRYQRSFSLSRELDGDNAQATLKEGVLTLRIPKREEHKPRKIQVRTE; encoded by the coding sequence ATGGCCGAGACAAAAGAAGTGGCAAGAGAGGAAGCTAAGGCGGCTCAGGAAGCACAGGAGATGGAGCGTGCGCTCCGGCCTGCGATAGATATCTTTGAGGATGCTGCGGGCATTACGTTACAGGCGGATATGCCGGGCGTATCGCGGGATCGGCTCCAGGTGCATATCGACAGGGATACCCTGTCCATTGAGGGTAGGGCGGATATCTCGGTGCCGGAAGGCATGCAGGCCCTCTATGCCGATGTTCGCTCTACCCGCTATCAACGCAGTTTTTCCCTCAGCAGAGAATTGGATGGGGACAACGCCCAGGCCACTCTGAAAGAAGGGGTTTTGACCCTGCGTATCCCGAAGCGAGAGGAGCATAAGCCTCGTAAGATCCAGGTGCGCACTGAGTAG
- a CDS encoding ABC transporter ATP-binding protein, which yields MIQVEALTRTYGDLTAVDQVSFEIGQGEIVGLLGHNGAGKTTIMKMLTGYLEPTSGSIEIDGLDIATHREVVQSYIGYLPENDPLYPEMTVIDYLDYAASLHGVPKGERAERIREAIDSTELSVKATDTIGTLSRGYCQRVGVAQAILHNPRLLILDEPTNGLDPTQVQHMRDLIRALSKRATVILSTHILQEVQAICDRVIIIRNGHKALDATMDELQAGRRLLVAVDAGPEQALDLFKSVDGIQSVESLSAWGPGHRYALALDSQGQLADTAPNVAKRIATAGWKLYALQPERRDLETIFGEISAQEGR from the coding sequence ATGATTCAAGTAGAAGCGTTGACCAGAACTTACGGTGATCTGACGGCAGTCGATCAGGTCTCCTTCGAAATCGGTCAGGGCGAGATTGTGGGATTGCTTGGCCACAATGGTGCGGGCAAGACCACTATTATGAAAATGCTAACCGGCTATTTGGAACCGACCAGCGGTTCCATTGAAATCGATGGCCTGGATATCGCAACCCACCGTGAAGTTGTCCAGAGTTATATCGGGTATCTGCCGGAGAACGATCCCCTTTATCCTGAGATGACGGTAATCGATTATCTTGATTATGCCGCTTCGTTGCATGGTGTTCCCAAAGGTGAACGGGCGGAGAGAATCCGGGAGGCCATTGATAGCACGGAACTGTCAGTCAAGGCGACGGATACCATTGGGACTCTTTCCAGGGGGTATTGCCAACGGGTAGGCGTGGCTCAGGCGATTCTCCATAATCCTCGCCTACTCATTCTTGATGAGCCCACCAATGGTCTGGATCCCACCCAGGTGCAGCATATGCGGGATCTCATTCGGGCTTTGTCAAAGCGGGCCACCGTCATCCTCTCCACCCACATTCTGCAAGAGGTTCAAGCTATCTGCGATCGGGTCATCATTATCCGCAACGGTCACAAGGCGCTGGACGCCACCATGGACGAGTTGCAGGCCGGCAGGCGGCTCTTGGTTGCCGTTGATGCCGGGCCGGAGCAGGCGCTGGACCTGTTCAAGTCGGTCGACGGTATTCAGTCCGTGGAATCATTGAGTGCATGGGGGCCGGGGCACCGTTATGCCCTCGCCCTGGACAGTCAGGGCCAGCTCGCTGACACCGCGCCTAATGTTGCCAAGCGAATTGCAACGGCGGGGTGGAAGCTCTACGCCTTGCAACCGGAGCGCCGGGATCTGGAAACTATTTTCGGTGAAATCTCAGCACAGGAGGGGAGGTAA